The proteins below are encoded in one region of Bombus terrestris chromosome 7, iyBomTerr1.2, whole genome shotgun sequence:
- the LOC100647462 gene encoding cytoglobin-2 has product MGTFLRFFGFSSSDDNRIDEATGLTEKQKKLVQNTWAVIRKDEVASGIAVMTTFFKTYPEYQRYFSAFADVPFDELPANKRFQAHCVSVITALNSVIDSLHDPGLMEASLISLGERHKRRGQTKEEFENLKGVVLKVLSQALGKQYTPEVAEAWSKTLDGVFAKIYQVFSS; this is encoded by the exons ATGGGAACGTTCCTTCGTTTTTTCGGATTCTCGTCATCGGACGATAACAGAATCGATGAAGCTACAGGGTTGacggagaaacagaagaaatTAGTGCAGAACACGTGGGCCGTTATCAGAAAGGACGAGGTGGCTTCCGGGATTGCCGTGATGACCAC ATTCTTTAAAACATATCCAGAATATCAGCGATATTTTAGCGCTTTCGCGGACGTTCCGTTCGACGAATTGCCGGCTAATAAACGGTTTCAAGCTCATTGTGTCAGCGTAATTACGGCCTTAAATAGTGTTATCGATTCCTTGCACGACCCAGGATTAATGGAGGCGAGCCTAATCAGCTTGGGCGAGAGGCATAAAAGACGTGGCCAAACGAAAGAAGAATTTGAG AATTTGAAAGGAGTAGTGTTGAAAGTGCTTTCTCAAGCACTAGGGAAACAATACACACCGGAAGTGGCCGAGGCGTGGAGCAAAACCTTGGACGGGGTATTTGCGAAGATATATCAGGTTTTCTCTTCTTGA
- the LOC100647901 gene encoding probable 28S ribosomal protein S23, mitochondrial produces MAQSRTERIGTIFTRVTSLLRADVLHPDNLPIWYEIYKAYPPKYEPTFSRKPSTVNIQKIFYEEDLIRAKFHKDVSLSIIDMKNDNITQNQIFFTLYECLIQKGAKKEEAYKDALKYYYTICKIKKSPNMTASSNISPHKNIKHNEEQQT; encoded by the exons atggcACAGAGTAGAACAGAAAGAATCGGAACAATATTTACAAG AGTAACGTCACTGTTACGTGCAGATGTATTACATCCTGATAATTTACCAATATGGTATGAGATATACAAAGCCTATCCTCCAAAATATGAACCAACTTTTAGTAGAAAACCATCAAcagtaaatatacaaaaaatattttatgaggAAGATCTTATAAGAGC aaaatttcacAAAGATGTATCACTATCTATTATAGATATGAAAAATGATAACATTACCCAAAATCAAATCTTTTTCACTCTTTATGAGTGCTTAATACAG AAAGGTGCTAAAAAAGAAGAGGCGTATAAGGATGCATTgaagtattattatacaatttgtaAGATTAAAAAATCACCAAATATGACTGCATCATCAAACATATCACCacacaaaaatattaaacataatgAAGAACAACAAACATAA
- the LOC100647775 gene encoding deoxyhypusine hydroxylase isoform X1, whose translation MLQVNENQISAIGRVLNDQNRPLKERFRALFTLKNIGGAKAIQEIHNCFNDESALLKHELAYCLGQMQDSRAIPILIEILKDVTQEPMVRHEAGEALGAIGDPTVIPILEEYSNDCVSEVAETCELALCRLQWLKLNSHSTNFQKSPYMSVDPAPPADIADVKKLKEILLNENVSLFERYRAMFSLRNICTSDSILALSEGLKAGSALFKHEIAFVLGQLQKEIAVPHLEASLKDTEENEMVRHECAEALGSIATPYCFDILNRYLNDSERVVRESCVIALDMCEYENSTEFQYADTLGKVAA comes from the exons ATGTTGCAAGTAAATGAGAATCAAATATCTGCAATTGGTCGTGTTTTAAATGACCAAAATCGACcattaaaagaaagatttcGTGCTTTatttacgttaaaaaatatcgGTGGAGCTAAAGCTATTCAAGAAATTCATAATTGCTTTAATGATGAATCAGCTTTATTAAAGCACGAACTTGCATATTGTCTTGGTCAAATGCAAGATTCCCGTGCTATACCAATTCTTATAGAAATATTGAAAGACGTTACACAAGAACCAATGGTCCGTCATGAAGCAG gCGAAGCTTTAGGTGCAATTGGAGATCCTACTGTAATACCAATATTAGAAGAATATAGTAACGATTGTGTATCAGAGGTTGCAGAAACATGTGAATTAGCATTATGCAGATTGCAATGGTTAAAATTAAATAGCCattcaacaaattttcaaaaaagtCCTTATATGTCTGTGGACCCGGCACCACCAGCAGATATTGCTGATGTTAAGAAGTTAAAAGAGattcttttaaatgaaaatgtttCTTTGTTTGAAAGATACAGAGCCATGTTCTCTTTGAGAAATATATGTACTTCAGATAGTATTCTTGCTCTTAGCGaag gtTTAAAAGCAGGCAGTGCTTTGTTCAAACATGAGATAGCTTTTGTTCTTGGACAACTTCAGAAAGAGATTGCTGTCCCACATTTAGAAGCTTCTTTAAAGGACacagaagaaaatgaaatggTGCGTCACGAATGTGCAGAAGCATTGGGTTCTATTGCTACTCCATAttgttttgatattttaaataggTATTTAAACGACAGTGAGAGAGTTGTACGAGAAAGTTGTGTAATTGCATTGGACATGTGCGAGTATGAGAATAGTACAGAATTTCAATATGCAGATACGTTAGGGAAAGTTGCTGcctaa
- the LOC125385420 gene encoding uncharacterized protein LOC125385420 yields the protein MGNFLNYKFAGLKLIKDCDAQLCVQVECEDFKKVKEIWLTVEKDTSHYGFAICTMLFKNHPEYVKYFEDESIPEFVQEAIIKKKFITICDIICALFISYYDKPSRRDYFLGYIAMVHKDMGLTFKDLANFMSDLIEALITELPYLMTEEYIATQTKYSNNVIEIMIELMDNYVERMSQILRTRNGIRKCYVCKPDPESQTVYGFPLKYWIYGKRYWEYRKAMWASMEADMLTNSTDDPNASNFQRKDFHQKSMENSRLYRKKQIKPKIPKIAISSDSNTLLDQPRQRRRTSRISQSTRISLLLSKRNKERQESEKNVKSKFSPMEFILEVESDRDGNNDPINLNGTTTQNPKQFSAELQESKYILYIHTYILIFYFYI from the exons ATGGGAAATTTCCTTAATTATAAGTTTGCTGGTTTAAAACTGATTAAAGATTGCGATGCGCAACTATGTGTTCAAGTCGAATGCGAAGATTtcaagaaagtaaaagaaatttggTTGACCGTGGAAAAGGATACGTCGCATTATGGATTTGCAATTTGTACTAT GCTTTTTAAAAATCACCCGGAATACGTGAAGTATTTCGAAGATGAATCAATTCCGGAATTCGTTCAAGAagctataattaaaaagaaatttattactaTATGCGACATCATATGTGCCCTgtttataagttattacgatAAACCGTCTCGCAGAGATTATTTTCTTGGTTATATCGCGATGGTTCACAAGGACATGGGATTAACGTTTAAAGATCTCGCA AACTTTATGTCAGATCTAATAGAAGCGTTAATTACCGAGTTACCGTACTTAATGACCGAGGAATATATTGCGACGCAGACAAAATATTCTAACAACGTAATTGAGATAATGATAGAACTTATGGACAATTATGTTGAAAGGATGTCACAAATACTACGTACGAGAAATGGAATAAGAAAA tgTTATGTGTGCAAACCTGATCCAGAGTCACAGACGGTATATGGTTTTCCATTGAAATATTGGATATATGGAAAACGATATTGGGAATATCGGAAAGCGATGTGGGCATCGATGGAAGCAGATATGTTGACAAATTCGACGGACGATCCTAATGCAAgcaattttcaaagaaaagatTTTCATCAAAAGTCTATGGAAAACAGCAGACTGTATCgtaagaaacaaataaaaccGAAAATACCAAAAATAGCCATAAGTTCGGATAGCAACACGTTGTTGGATCAACCAAGACAAA GAAGAAGAACCAGTCGCATCAGCCAGTCGACAAGAATCTCGTTGTTACTATCGAAGCGAAACAAAGAAAGACAAGAAAGCGAGAAAAACGTTAAATCCAAATTTTCTCCAATGGAATTTATTCTGGAG GTGGAAAGCGACCGTGATGGCAATAACGATCCGATAAATTTAAATGGGACAACTACGCAGAACCCAAAACAATTTTCTGCGGAATTGCAggaaagtaaatatatattatatatacatacgtatattcttatattttatttttatatctga
- the LOC100647148 gene encoding facilitated trehalose transporter Tret1: MTDIEVDLEKVDGGANEKVKPVKSRIYLQLISSIVVNLTLLASGVCFSWSAIAVEQYEDLENVDNAGWVVVALNIGAVFGPILSGLLLNRIGRKWLIYATSVPFIACWVLTYFEKSWTYLFVARFCAGISVGVLYAAVPLYIGELVETKIRGVCSSMMPVMLHLGYIFVYGVGPRVDKRTFALMNIAPIAIFMLTAIWIPESPYYYLMKKKEKCAALTMSWLRRKNDNNDEIEEMKKSVEAERHGSYKELFVVKAHRKALFLVLLLLAGQQFSGYMGVLSYASTLVQSFHTNFDDNFILLIISAISMITSLASSCVVDKLGRKPVFLISSYGSSLCLIVIGVYFLLEKIDMDVHSFSLVPLIALIVYIVSVAFGLASIPAIITSEIFSIDMKNWATMLINIYGSVLGIIVGKCYQLVSDHVGNHVIFLAFASIELIIAITASVIMPETSRKTFAQIQQILNKSTAKQSNKTEGGEEETK, encoded by the exons ATGACGGATATAGAAGTCGATTTAGAAAAAGTAGACGGTGGTGCCAACGAGAAAGTCAAACCCGTCAAGAGtagaatttatttacaattaatatcaAGCATTGTAG tCAACCTAACACTACTGGCTTCTGGAGTATGTTTCTCTTGGTCAGCAATTGCTGTAGAACAATATGAAGACCTAGAAAATGTCGACAATGCAGGCTGGGTAGTTGTTGCGTTGAATATTGGTGCCGTCTTCGGACCTATTCTATCTGGATTACTGCTAAATCGCATCGGCAGGAAATGGCTCATCTATGCAACGAGCGTGCCATTTATCGCCTGTTGGGTACTCAcgtattttgaaaaatcctgGACGTATCTTTTCGTGGCAAGATTCTGCGCTGGTATATCGGTCGGTGTCTTATACGCCGCAGTCCCACTGTATATCGGAGAACTGGTAGAGACAAAAATTAGAGGAGTGTGCAGCTCGATGATGCCTGTGATGCTTCATTTGGGATATATTTTCGTATACGGAGTTGGTCCTCGAGTGGATAAAAGG ACGTTCGCATTGATGAATATAGCACCAATAGCTATATTTATGTTAACTGCTATATGGATACCGGAATCGCCCTATTATTACTtaatgaaaaagaaggaaaaatgtgCCGCGTTAACCATGTCATGGCTAAGACGTAAGAATGACAATAATGACGAGATAGAGGAGATGAAGAAATCGGTAGAAGCGGAAAGACATGGTAGCTACAAGGAATTATTCGTGGTGAAGGCACACAGAAAAGCGCTTTTCCTCGTGTTGTTGTTACTTGCGGGTCAACAATTTTCCGGATATATGGGCGTTTTATCCTATGCCAGCACTTTGGTTCAAAGTTTCCATACAAATTTCGATGATAATTTCATTCTTCTGATAATAAGTGCGATATCTATGATTACATCCTTAGCGTCTTCGTGTGTGGTCGACAAACTCGGTAGGAAACCTGTTTTCCTAATATCGTCGTACGGTAGTTCGCTATGTCTTATCGTCATTGGAGTGTATTTCTTGCTTGAGAAAATAGATATGGACGTTCATAGCTTCTCTTTGGTACCATTGATAGCGCTCATAGTTTACATTGTTAGCGTCGCATTTGGTCTAGCCTCGATTCCAGCGATCATCACCTCGGAGATTTTTTCAATAGACATGAAAAATTGGGCAACCATGCTCATTAATATTTACGGATCCGTACTCGGCATAATTGTAGGCAAATGTTACCAACTCGTATCAGATCATGTTGGAAATCACGTAATATTTCTCGCCTTTGCTAGTATCGAACTTATAATTGCTATCACTGCGTCCGTCATCATGCCGGAAACGTCACGAAAGACTTTCGCACAGATTcagcaaattttaaataaaagcaCAGCTAAACAATCGAATAAGACGGAAGGTGGAGAAGaggaaacgaaataa
- the LOC100648023 gene encoding oxidized purine nucleoside triphosphate hydrolase codes for MSTKKVFSLVFIRKTIEILLGFKKRGFGKDKWNGFGGKVEPGESIFQGAVRELKEECGLSAQKLKKVGILEFEFEGDEVLLEVHVFETYEYCGQIIESEEMRPKWYNLKDIPFKQMWPDDEYWFPYMLRGELFRGYFLYRGQDLILKYNIETMEELPALDRIS; via the exons ATGTCTACAAAAAAAGTTTTTTCGTTGGTCTTTATTAGAAAaacaatagaaattttattaggttTCAAAAAACGAGGATTCGGAAAAGATAAATGGAACGGTTTTGGCGGTAAAGTCGAACCAGGAGAATCAATTTTTCAAGGAGCTGTGcg TGAATTAAAAGAAGAATGTGGTTTATCtgcacaaaaattaaaaaaagttggaattttagaatttgaatttgaGGGAGATGAAGTTCTATTAGAAGTTCATGTTTTTGAAACATATGAGTATTGTGGACAGATAATAGAATCTGAag AAATGCGACCAAAATGGTATAATTTGAAAGATATTCCTTTCAAACAAATGTGGCCGGATGATGAATATTGGTTCCCTTACATGTTACGAGGGGAATTATTCAGAGGATATTTTTTGTACCGAGGTCAAGACCTAATTCTTAAGTATAACATTGAAACTATGGAAGAACTACCAGCATTAGATCGTATCTCTTAA
- the LOC100647775 gene encoding deoxyhypusine hydroxylase isoform X2, with protein MLQVNENQISAIGRVLNDQNRPLKERFRALFTLKNIGGAKAIQEIHNCFNDESALLKHELAYCLGQMQDSRAIPILIEILKDVTQEPMVRHEAGEALGAIGDPTVIPILEEYSNDCVSEVAETCELALCRLQWLKLNSHSTNFQKSPYMSVDPAPPADIADVKKLKEILLNENVSLFERYRAMFSLRNICTSDSILALSEGLKAGSALFKHEIAFVLGQLQKEIAVPHLEASLKDTEENEMVFKRQ; from the exons ATGTTGCAAGTAAATGAGAATCAAATATCTGCAATTGGTCGTGTTTTAAATGACCAAAATCGACcattaaaagaaagatttcGTGCTTTatttacgttaaaaaatatcgGTGGAGCTAAAGCTATTCAAGAAATTCATAATTGCTTTAATGATGAATCAGCTTTATTAAAGCACGAACTTGCATATTGTCTTGGTCAAATGCAAGATTCCCGTGCTATACCAATTCTTATAGAAATATTGAAAGACGTTACACAAGAACCAATGGTCCGTCATGAAGCAG gCGAAGCTTTAGGTGCAATTGGAGATCCTACTGTAATACCAATATTAGAAGAATATAGTAACGATTGTGTATCAGAGGTTGCAGAAACATGTGAATTAGCATTATGCAGATTGCAATGGTTAAAATTAAATAGCCattcaacaaattttcaaaaaagtCCTTATATGTCTGTGGACCCGGCACCACCAGCAGATATTGCTGATGTTAAGAAGTTAAAAGAGattcttttaaatgaaaatgtttCTTTGTTTGAAAGATACAGAGCCATGTTCTCTTTGAGAAATATATGTACTTCAGATAGTATTCTTGCTCTTAGCGaag gtTTAAAAGCAGGCAGTGCTTTGTTCAAACATGAGATAGCTTTTGTTCTTGGACAACTTCAGAAAGAGATTGCTGTCCCACATTTAGAAGCTTCTTTAAAGGACacagaagaaaatgaaatg gTATTTAAACGACAGTGA